A section of the Bacillus pumilus genome encodes:
- a CDS encoding ATP-binding protein, with translation MRKLYSKLTVILVILSFIYVIYISYINVFNIFVGAAVKENSHGQLEVVDVDNFTDSYLAGVRKGDIILEVNGNKKPVEEVKRGFLANVKSLVVDRHGDKIDLENVRLLSQANLFIYLIPVILYSICLFCIFMILKMNKVNQKKSAYILALFLLAVSIGYVSSGGSGKGEAISRILVIVTMNSVPPLYMHFMYQYLKELGTEIIRRRVLFYLYLVPVTNVLLVLFYKNKAGPVDLLAYVNLLSFFVLAFLSIIITIRAAKKLKDNEVSNVLRAFALILISSFSPFMLFFIIPYFFGIYFISPYVVASFVLLIPFFLVYQFMSNKLYNVDFFMGRIKYYGFLAITPTILVVVVFDFLQKPNANFYTVKFTIITYILMLTVFYFKEIIDFRFRLKRFSEKHNYQDSVFKFTQLIREASSLHQVLYHLKYTILEVLVVNKAFVLEVKADGQIVEIDESIEESQLWKDYVDQFQDILGEVGKIIALDKGFMMKIGERGGHSFVICCLSNLRTPKLTRDEISWLKTLAFYTSVSLENVVKIEELMEHLEDLKQREANPAWLKKVMFAMEEKQRSDLARDLHDSVLQDLISLKRQSEMFLTNFQNDQCPTSIEQSLISWNEQMSKVIQTTRETCHELRPQLLYDLGLVKAISKLTSQIQEEAPFHIRLNTTRFDKELDIDIDSQLNIYRIVQELLSNALKHSQASQVLVMLICIKDQVVLHYEDDGVGFDARHLDQHTMSMGLSGIRERVKALNGKLHIHTAPEKGLKVKIEMEL, from the coding sequence ATGAGAAAGTTATATTCTAAGTTAACAGTTATATTAGTAATCCTTAGCTTCATCTATGTGATTTACATCTCTTATATCAACGTATTTAATATTTTTGTTGGAGCAGCTGTTAAAGAAAATAGTCATGGTCAACTTGAGGTAGTGGATGTCGATAATTTTACAGATAGCTATCTAGCTGGAGTTAGGAAAGGCGATATCATACTTGAAGTAAATGGGAATAAAAAACCAGTTGAAGAAGTTAAAAGAGGTTTTTTAGCTAATGTTAAAAGTTTAGTCGTTGATAGACATGGTGATAAAATTGATTTAGAGAATGTAAGGTTATTGAGTCAAGCGAATCTGTTTATTTATCTAATACCAGTCATTCTTTATTCCATCTGTCTATTTTGTATATTTATGATTTTAAAAATGAATAAAGTAAACCAAAAAAAATCAGCTTATATTTTAGCTTTATTTCTTTTGGCGGTGTCTATAGGTTATGTAAGTTCTGGTGGTTCTGGAAAAGGAGAGGCTATCAGTCGTATTCTTGTAATCGTTACAATGAATAGTGTACCTCCACTATATATGCACTTTATGTATCAATATTTAAAAGAATTAGGAACAGAAATTATTCGTCGTCGAGTTCTTTTTTATTTGTATCTAGTTCCAGTTACTAACGTTTTATTAGTTTTATTCTATAAAAATAAAGCAGGACCAGTAGATCTATTAGCATATGTCAATTTACTTTCATTTTTTGTTCTGGCTTTCCTTTCGATTATTATCACTATAAGGGCTGCTAAAAAATTGAAAGACAATGAAGTCAGCAATGTACTTCGAGCATTTGCACTCATTTTAATCTCATCATTCAGTCCATTCATGCTATTTTTTATCATTCCTTATTTTTTTGGTATATATTTTATTTCACCTTATGTTGTTGCATCGTTTGTTCTTTTAATTCCTTTTTTCCTAGTCTATCAATTTATGTCAAATAAGCTGTATAATGTTGATTTCTTTATGGGGAGGATTAAATACTACGGTTTTTTAGCGATTACACCAACAATACTAGTGGTTGTTGTTTTTGATTTTCTTCAAAAACCGAATGCAAATTTCTATACAGTGAAATTTACAATCATCACGTACATTCTTATGCTCACCGTTTTCTACTTTAAAGAAATTATCGATTTCCGCTTTCGTTTGAAGCGTTTTTCAGAGAAGCATAATTATCAGGATAGTGTATTTAAATTTACACAGCTCATTCGTGAGGCGTCATCACTGCATCAAGTATTGTATCATTTAAAATACACCATCTTAGAAGTACTTGTTGTGAACAAAGCCTTTGTGCTTGAAGTGAAGGCAGATGGACAAATTGTTGAAATTGATGAATCAATAGAAGAAAGCCAGCTATGGAAAGATTATGTGGATCAATTTCAAGATATTTTAGGTGAAGTTGGTAAAATCATCGCGCTTGATAAAGGGTTTATGATGAAAATTGGTGAGCGGGGCGGTCACTCTTTTGTGATTTGCTGTTTATCTAATTTACGGACACCTAAGCTGACCCGAGATGAAATCTCATGGCTAAAAACATTGGCGTTTTACACAAGTGTCAGTTTAGAAAACGTCGTCAAGATCGAAGAACTGATGGAGCATCTTGAGGATTTGAAGCAGCGTGAAGCGAACCCTGCTTGGTTGAAAAAAGTGATGTTTGCGATGGAAGAAAAACAGCGCTCCGATTTAGCGAGGGATCTTCATGATTCCGTGTTGCAGGATTTGATATCGCTAAAAAGACAGTCAGAGATGTTTTTAACGAATTTCCAAAACGATCAATGTCCAACCTCTATTGAACAATCGCTTATTTCTTGGAATGAACAAATGTCTAAAGTGATTCAAACGACGAGAGAAACATGTCATGAACTTCGGCCACAGCTGCTGTACGATTTAGGTTTAGTGAAGGCGATATCGAAGCTGACTTCTCAAATTCAGGAGGAAGCACCATTTCATATTCGGCTGAATACGACACGCTTTGATAAGGAGCTGGACATTGATATTGACTCCCAGCTTAATATTTATCGGATTGTTCAGGAGCTGTTATCCAATGCCTTGAAACATTCTCAAGCCAGCCAAGTGCTCGTGATGCTGATTTGTATTAAAGATCAGGTTGTTCTTCACTATGAGGATGATGGAGTTGGTTTTGATGCAAGGCACCTTGATCAGCACACGATGAGCATGGGTCTCTCTGGAATCAGAGAACGAGTCAAGGCGTTAAATGGGAAGCTTCACATTCATACAGCACCAGAAAAAGGGCTGAAGGTGAAAATTGAAATGGAATTGTAA
- a CDS encoding response regulator transcription factor gives MKKILVIDDHPAVMEGTKSILESDQQLSVDCLSPDAEAAFLKTHDFSIYDVILMDLNLGDINGMDIAKQILETNQQVKIIIYTGYEVDDYFEEAIRAGLHGAISKTETKGKIIEYIHRTLQGEVVIQLSYLKKLISQQQEKPEQAQETDHELLTERECLILREVEKGYTNQEIADVLHLSKRSIEYSLTSIFNKLNVGSRTEAVLIAKSESVL, from the coding sequence ATGAAGAAGATATTGGTCATTGATGATCATCCGGCTGTCATGGAAGGGACAAAAAGCATTTTAGAATCAGATCAGCAGCTATCAGTCGATTGTTTAAGTCCTGATGCAGAAGCCGCCTTTTTAAAGACGCATGACTTTTCCATCTATGATGTGATTTTGATGGATTTAAATCTCGGGGATATCAATGGAATGGACATTGCGAAACAAATTCTAGAAACCAACCAACAAGTGAAAATCATCATTTATACAGGGTATGAAGTTGATGATTATTTTGAAGAGGCCATTCGGGCTGGATTGCACGGTGCAATTAGTAAAACAGAGACAAAAGGCAAAATTATTGAATACATACACCGCACATTGCAAGGAGAAGTTGTCATTCAGCTATCCTATTTAAAGAAATTAATTTCACAGCAGCAAGAAAAGCCAGAACAGGCGCAGGAGACCGATCACGAGTTGTTAACAGAGCGAGAGTGTCTCATCCTGAGAGAAGTGGAAAAAGGATACACGAACCAAGAGATTGCTGACGTGCTACATTTGAGCAAACGCTCGATTGAATACAGCTTGACGTCCATCTTTAATAAGCTGAATGTTGGCTCTCGAACCGAAGCGGTGTTAATTGCAAAATCTGAAAGTGTGCTGTAA
- a CDS encoding Na(+)/H(+) antiporter subunit F1, giving the protein MEIILQISLGILALSTLLFVIRVIKGPSIPDRVSALDAIGINLIGMTAIVSILLKTTTFFEIILLLGILAFIGTVAFSKFLEKGEVIENDRHR; this is encoded by the coding sequence ATGGAGATCATCTTACAAATTTCACTTGGGATTCTTGCCCTGTCCACCCTTCTGTTTGTTATAAGAGTGATCAAAGGTCCCTCTATCCCTGACCGTGTAAGTGCACTTGATGCGATAGGAATCAATTTAATTGGAATGACAGCCATCGTTTCCATTTTGCTGAAAACGACAACGTTCTTTGAAATTATTTTACTGCTCGGTATCCTTGCATTTATCGGCACTGTCGCTTTTTCCAAATTCCTTGAGAAAGGGGAAGTGATTGAAAATGATCGTCATCGCTAA
- a CDS encoding Na(+)/H(+) antiporter subunit B, with amino-acid sequence MRKIDTNDMLLQVTTKITAFIILLFSLHLFLAGHNNPGGGFIGGLMSASAVVLLLLAYDLKTVRRILPFNFIYVAGTGLLIAILTGMGSFLFGAPFLSHAFGYFQLPFLGKTELATAVLFDIGVYLVVVGVTMTIIQTIGEKE; translated from the coding sequence ATGAGAAAAATTGATACGAATGATATGCTTTTACAAGTCACAACCAAAATCACTGCATTCATCATCCTGCTCTTCTCCCTTCACCTGTTTCTTGCGGGACATAATAATCCAGGCGGAGGATTTATTGGCGGATTAATGAGTGCCAGTGCTGTCGTCCTTCTGCTCTTAGCCTACGATCTGAAGACAGTTAGACGCATTCTGCCGTTCAACTTTATCTATGTTGCCGGGACTGGGCTTCTCATCGCAATCCTGACAGGTATGGGATCATTTCTATTCGGTGCACCTTTTCTATCCCATGCATTTGGTTATTTCCAACTGCCGTTTTTAGGAAAGACAGAACTGGCGACAGCCGTACTGTTTGATATCGGTGTCTATCTGGTTGTTGTCGGTGTCACCATGACCATTATTCAAACGATTGGAGAGAAGGAATAA
- a CDS encoding Na+/H+ antiporter subunit D, with product MNNLVILPILIPLLAATLLIFMNKNILLSRGFSVFASLSAIVCNVYLVQTIFTSGIQTLYLGGWKAPFGIALVADQFAALLVLTASVVGLVTVLFSFQTIGKEKERLFYYSGVQFLLAGVSGAFLTGDIFNLFVFFELLLMASYMLIVLGGSKPQLRESLKYIVFNIISSALFIVGVACLYAVTGTLNMADLSVKIAESGQTGLITVISILFMIVFGLKAGIFPLYFWLPGSYHAPPAAISALFGALLTKVGLYAIARVFTLIFIHDTGFTHTLMAWLAALTVIFGVIGSLAYSDVQKIVIYNIVTAVGVILFGIAANTPASLQGAIYYLIHDMVIKGALFMLAGALFVYAGTNHLKKMGGLIQSKPLLGWMFFISALSLAGIPPLSGFVGKLKIVEGGFSAGYMTFSILVLLSSLLVLYSIMRIFTLAFWGEEQDTRRRKPSIKGMVYPGVMLVILSLAIGLGTEFISPYINQAAEMLSTPEKYIQAVLKE from the coding sequence ATGAATAATCTCGTGATCCTGCCAATTTTAATACCATTATTAGCTGCTACACTATTGATCTTTATGAATAAGAACATCCTGCTCTCAAGAGGCTTTAGTGTGTTTGCTTCACTCTCAGCCATTGTCTGCAATGTGTATTTAGTCCAAACCATCTTTACTAGCGGGATTCAAACCCTCTATTTAGGAGGTTGGAAAGCACCATTTGGGATTGCCCTTGTAGCCGATCAATTTGCTGCGCTCCTTGTACTGACCGCTTCCGTCGTCGGGCTAGTGACAGTTCTTTTCTCCTTTCAAACGATTGGGAAGGAAAAGGAGCGGCTGTTCTATTACTCTGGCGTGCAATTTTTGTTAGCTGGCGTAAGTGGTGCCTTCTTAACAGGTGATATTTTCAACCTGTTTGTATTCTTTGAACTGCTGCTAATGGCATCATACATGCTCATTGTGCTGGGTGGATCAAAACCGCAGCTTCGAGAATCGCTCAAATACATTGTATTTAATATCATCTCATCGGCTTTATTTATCGTCGGTGTCGCTTGTTTATATGCAGTCACTGGTACACTGAATATGGCTGATTTAAGTGTAAAGATTGCTGAATCAGGGCAAACAGGATTAATCACTGTTATTTCCATTCTGTTCATGATTGTATTTGGCTTAAAAGCTGGAATCTTCCCGCTTTATTTCTGGCTGCCAGGATCATATCATGCACCGCCAGCGGCGATTTCCGCTCTATTTGGTGCTTTGCTCACAAAGGTTGGCTTATATGCGATTGCCAGAGTCTTTACATTAATTTTTATACACGATACAGGGTTCACCCATACACTTATGGCGTGGCTAGCCGCACTGACGGTGATATTTGGTGTGATAGGCTCACTCGCCTATTCCGATGTGCAAAAGATAGTGATCTATAACATTGTCACAGCCGTTGGGGTCATTTTGTTTGGCATTGCAGCCAATACACCCGCCTCACTCCAAGGTGCCATTTACTATCTCATTCATGACATGGTGATCAAAGGCGCTTTATTTATGCTGGCAGGTGCACTATTTGTGTATGCTGGCACAAATCACTTGAAAAAGATGGGCGGACTGATTCAATCTAAGCCCTTACTAGGGTGGATGTTTTTCATATCGGCTTTATCTCTAGCAGGTATCCCACCTCTGAGTGGGTTTGTTGGAAAGTTAAAGATTGTAGAAGGCGGCTTTTCTGCTGGTTACATGACCTTTTCTATCCTTGTCTTACTGTCCAGCCTTCTTGTCCTTTATTCCATTATGAGGATTTTCACGCTCGCATTTTGGGGCGAGGAACAAGATACGAGAAGAAGGAAACCGTCGATTAAAGGAATGGTGTACCCTGGCGTAATGCTTGTGATCTTGTCACTTGCCATTGGGTTAGGGACAGAATTCATTTCCCCTTATATTAATCAAGCTGCGGAAATGCTCTCAACACCAGAAAAATATATTCAAGCTGTGCTGAAGGAGTAG
- the mnhG gene encoding monovalent cation/H(+) antiporter subunit G produces the protein MIVIAKAIVIFFILLGAILCLISAIGVLRLPDVYTRMHAASKASTLGVVLILVGVFFHEWFLAGIISAKILLGIVFIFLTAPVGAHLIGRAAYNTGVKMDKRSVQDDYGGFRNFVIKRKEDSYL, from the coding sequence ATGATCGTCATCGCTAAAGCTATAGTCATTTTCTTCATTCTGCTTGGCGCCATCCTTTGTCTTATTTCAGCCATTGGTGTTCTTCGCCTGCCGGATGTTTATACACGGATGCATGCTGCATCCAAAGCATCGACACTTGGTGTTGTCCTCATATTAGTTGGGGTGTTCTTTCACGAATGGTTTCTTGCAGGCATTATTTCTGCGAAGATTCTACTTGGGATTGTCTTTATCTTTTTAACAGCTCCGGTCGGTGCACACTTGATTGGAAGAGCCGCCTACAATACTGGAGTCAAGATGGACAAACGAAGTGTACAAGATGATTATGGCGGTTTTCGTAACTTCGTGATTAAACGAAAAGAAGACTCGTACTTATAA
- a CDS encoding Na(+)/H(+) antiporter subunit C, with product MEFLMSIIVGIIFMTATYLMLSKSLLRVIVGTAVLSHGVHLLLLTMGGLKKGAPPILTKGLTSYVDPLPQALILTAIVIAFGVTSFLLVMAFRAFQELRTDDMDQMRGNDQHE from the coding sequence ATGGAATTTCTAATGTCTATTATCGTCGGTATTATTTTTATGACGGCGACCTATTTGATGCTTTCAAAAAGCCTACTGCGGGTCATCGTCGGCACTGCTGTTTTAAGTCACGGCGTCCATTTGCTTCTTTTAACAATGGGTGGCTTAAAAAAAGGAGCTCCACCCATTTTAACTAAGGGGCTCACATCCTATGTAGACCCATTACCACAAGCATTAATTTTAACAGCCATTGTCATTGCTTTTGGTGTGACATCCTTTTTACTTGTCATGGCCTTCCGTGCCTTCCAAGAGCTACGAACAGATGACATGGATCAAATGAGAGGAAATGATCAGCATGAATAA
- a CDS encoding hotdog fold thioesterase, with product MEVSGSNTLLEALGIEIVECNESRCVATMPVDHRTKQPFGLLHGGASAALAETVASMGAAAHLDLTQQVCSGIEINANHLKSVRDGVVTATAVPVHVGRRTMVFQIDIKDDRDRHICTSRCTLAVIDRI from the coding sequence ATGGAAGTGAGTGGATCAAATACACTGCTTGAGGCACTGGGGATTGAGATTGTAGAGTGTAATGAGTCTAGGTGCGTAGCGACAATGCCAGTCGACCACAGAACAAAACAGCCTTTTGGACTGCTGCACGGAGGTGCATCTGCTGCTCTAGCAGAAACAGTGGCAAGCATGGGGGCTGCGGCTCATTTAGACTTAACTCAGCAAGTTTGCTCAGGGATTGAAATCAATGCCAATCACTTAAAATCTGTACGTGATGGAGTAGTGACAGCGACGGCTGTTCCTGTACATGTAGGGCGCCGTACAATGGTATTTCAAATTGATATTAAAGATGATCGAGACCGGCACATCTGTACGTCAAGATGCACACTTGCAGTCATTGATCGCATATAA
- a CDS encoding Na+/H+ antiporter subunit E, whose product MAFQILLNALLAFTWMFMNDTYRAADFVSGFVLGMVAIFMLRRFFPQRFYGYALYAIFKLVLIFIRELLLANLSVLKTVLSPKLTIKPGIFAFRTDLKTDWEISILSNMITLTPGTLVIDISDDRSILYIHAMDIEDAEKAIHDIRVSFEKAIQEVSGK is encoded by the coding sequence ATGGCCTTTCAAATATTATTAAACGCTCTCCTCGCCTTTACCTGGATGTTTATGAATGATACATACAGAGCAGCAGACTTTGTATCAGGCTTTGTACTAGGGATGGTCGCCATTTTTATGCTTCGGCGATTTTTCCCTCAGCGTTTTTACGGCTATGCCCTTTATGCAATTTTTAAGCTCGTCTTGATATTTATTCGGGAGTTGCTTCTTGCCAATTTAAGTGTATTAAAGACTGTATTGTCTCCAAAGCTCACCATTAAGCCCGGTATTTTCGCTTTTCGTACGGACTTGAAAACGGATTGGGAAATTAGCATCCTTTCTAACATGATTACATTGACACCAGGTACGCTGGTCATAGATATTTCTGATGATCGGTCGATTTTATACATTCATGCAATGGATATTGAAGATGCAGAAAAAGCCATTCATGATATTCGGGTTTCATTTGAAAAAGCGATTCAGGAGGTGAGTGGTAAGTAA
- a CDS encoding Na+/H+ antiporter subunit A: protein MQLIHFAILSPFLLAFVVPFLFKYVKRIHTGWFVLILPILLFSYFVQMMTMTSNGRTLFSQVEWIPSLGMNFTVYVDGLSLLFALLITGIGALVVLYSIFYLSKEKEQLGSFYTYLLMFMTAMLGVVLSDNMVVLYLFWELTSISSFLLIGYWYKRDRSRYGATKSLLITVFGGLAMLGGFILLYLITDSFSIREAVNQLQLIMASPYFIPAMILILLGAFTKSAQFPFYIWLPDAMEAPTPVSSYLHSATMVKAGIYLVARFSPIFAISEVWFWTISIVGLVTLFWGSFHAVRQNDLKAILAFSTVSQLGMIMLMLGVGAAAIHENEPAYFGAAVLAAIFHLINHATFKGSLFMAAGIIDHETGTRDIRKLGGLMTIMPITFTITLIGTFSMAGLPPFNGFLSKELFFTSMIRISEISFTDISTWGAIFPAIAWLASVFTFIYSMMLLFKTFRGNLQLDQLEKKPHEAPIGMLIPPIILAALVVTFFFFPNILAYSVIEPAIAAIIPDAIDPGKRFVVKIEAWHGFQPELYMTMGVVALGIIGYLTLSKWRPIYNIFKKKWSFNSLYDRSLIGLEKGSYRLTSSYMTGFLRDYLVYVFGFMIIVLGGVMFYQNAFSFNMKNAAPIGTYEVILSLVMIAATLTTVFARSRLTAIIGLGVMGYTLSLFFVIFRAPDLALTQLIIETISVALFLLCFYHLPQLSMKQKTRKFKMTNLIISVGVGVIVTCLAFASTSNQSLDTIASYFIENSYKLAGGNNIVNVILVDFRGFDTMFEITVLAIAALGIYGLLKTQGKRKRGVRR, encoded by the coding sequence TTGCAGCTTATTCACTTCGCCATCCTATCGCCTTTTTTGCTTGCGTTTGTTGTGCCTTTTCTTTTTAAATACGTAAAGCGTATACATACAGGGTGGTTTGTTCTTATCTTGCCTATTTTATTATTTAGCTATTTTGTCCAAATGATGACGATGACATCAAATGGACGAACGTTATTTTCACAGGTAGAGTGGATTCCTTCTCTAGGGATGAATTTCACTGTGTATGTAGACGGTCTTAGTTTGTTATTTGCGCTATTGATTACAGGTATTGGTGCACTTGTCGTCTTGTACAGTATTTTCTACTTATCGAAGGAAAAAGAACAACTCGGCTCTTTTTATACGTATTTGTTAATGTTTATGACCGCTATGCTCGGTGTCGTTCTATCTGACAATATGGTGGTTCTTTACTTGTTTTGGGAGCTGACAAGTATCTCTTCTTTTCTACTTATTGGATATTGGTATAAACGGGATCGCTCACGTTATGGAGCGACAAAATCACTGCTGATTACCGTTTTTGGCGGATTGGCTATGCTCGGTGGTTTTATCCTCCTCTATCTGATTACTGATTCATTTAGTATTCGTGAAGCAGTTAATCAGCTTCAGCTCATTATGGCATCACCTTACTTTATCCCTGCCATGATCCTGATCTTACTAGGTGCCTTTACAAAATCAGCGCAGTTCCCATTTTATATCTGGCTGCCTGATGCAATGGAAGCACCTACCCCTGTGAGCAGTTATTTACATTCTGCCACAATGGTAAAAGCCGGTATCTACCTTGTAGCCCGCTTTAGTCCCATCTTTGCTATATCAGAGGTTTGGTTTTGGACCATATCCATCGTTGGACTTGTGACGTTATTTTGGGGATCATTCCACGCTGTTCGTCAAAACGATTTAAAAGCCATCCTCGCCTTTTCTACCGTTAGTCAGCTCGGGATGATTATGCTTATGCTTGGTGTTGGAGCAGCTGCAATCCATGAAAATGAACCCGCCTATTTCGGCGCGGCCGTTCTCGCTGCGATTTTCCATTTAATTAATCATGCCACGTTTAAAGGCAGTCTCTTTATGGCGGCTGGTATCATTGATCACGAAACCGGCACTCGGGACATTCGGAAGTTAGGCGGTTTAATGACCATTATGCCGATTACCTTTACGATTACGTTAATCGGTACATTTTCAATGGCTGGTCTCCCGCCATTTAATGGTTTCTTAAGTAAAGAGCTGTTTTTCACAAGTATGATACGCATTTCTGAAATCAGCTTTACAGACATTTCGACATGGGGCGCTATTTTTCCAGCAATTGCTTGGCTCGCTAGTGTCTTTACGTTCATTTACAGTATGATGCTTCTCTTTAAAACATTTAGAGGCAATCTTCAGTTAGATCAATTAGAGAAAAAGCCGCATGAAGCACCGATTGGTATGCTCATCCCGCCAATTATCCTTGCTGCACTTGTGGTCACCTTTTTCTTCTTCCCAAATATTCTAGCTTATTCTGTCATTGAACCTGCAATTGCAGCCATTATTCCAGATGCGATTGATCCAGGAAAACGGTTTGTTGTCAAAATTGAAGCATGGCACGGTTTTCAGCCAGAGCTCTATATGACAATGGGTGTTGTCGCTTTAGGAATTATCGGATATTTGACGTTGTCAAAATGGCGTCCGATATATAATATATTCAAGAAAAAATGGTCATTTAACTCCTTATATGATCGCTCACTTATAGGCTTAGAAAAAGGCTCCTATCGTCTAACAAGCAGCTATATGACCGGTTTCCTTCGTGATTACCTTGTCTATGTGTTTGGGTTCATGATTATCGTGCTTGGGGGCGTAATGTTTTATCAGAATGCCTTTTCATTTAATATGAAGAATGCTGCTCCAATCGGCACGTATGAGGTCATTCTCTCATTAGTGATGATAGCAGCAACCCTCACGACTGTGTTTGCTCGTTCTCGCTTAACAGCCATTATCGGATTAGGTGTCATGGGGTACACACTGTCACTATTTTTTGTTATTTTCAGGGCACCTGATCTTGCCCTCACCCAGTTAATTATTGAAACAATTTCTGTTGCACTGTTTTTACTTTGCTTCTACCACTTGCCACAACTGAGCATGAAGCAAAAAACGAGGAAATTTAAAATGACCAATCTCATCATTTCAGTAGGTGTTGGCGTCATTGTGACATGCCTTGCTTTCGCTTCCACAAGCAATCAGTCACTTGATACGATTGCGTCTTACTTTATTGAAAACAGCTACAAGCTTGCAGGCGGAAACAATATTGTCAATGTCATCCTTGTTGATTTCAGGGGCTTTGATACAATGTTTGAAATTACCGTGCTGGCGATTGCGGCACTCGGTATTTATGGATTATTAAAGACACAAGGAAAACGGAAGAGAGGAGTGCGCCGATGA
- a CDS encoding 2-hydroxycarboxylate transporter family protein, whose product MANTQQLKSITDDSDNNKSVFRKIMSWKIGVIDLPVYLVLAAIILTAAYFNKIPANMLGGFAVIMILGIFLGDIGQRIPILKDIGGPAILSLFVPSFLVFFHVLNPNSLEAVTSLMKTSNFLYFYISALVVGSILGMQRTVLVQGLIRMFVPLVAGTIAAVTAGILVGLLVGYTPHHSFFFIIVPIIAGGVGEGILPLSIAYSQILGVSAESLISQLIPAAVIGNVIAIICAGAMKKLGEKRPELNGNGRLVKSKEANEIFEQPDMNPKVDFGLMGAGVLVACTTFIFGGLLESFVHIPGPILMIILAALIKYLNVMPQHLQDGSQQFYKFVSRSFTWPLMVGLGILYIPLDDVATVISIPFVCVCIAVVLGMVGSGYFVGKLMNMYPVESAIVTGCHSGLGGTGDVAILSASGRMGLMPFAQVSTRLGGAATVICATILLRMFT is encoded by the coding sequence GTGGCTAATACACAACAATTGAAATCGATTACAGACGATTCTGACAATAATAAAAGCGTTTTCCGTAAGATCATGTCTTGGAAAATTGGTGTTATTGACTTACCTGTGTATTTAGTACTTGCAGCGATTATTTTAACTGCCGCTTATTTTAATAAAATTCCAGCTAATATGCTTGGTGGTTTCGCTGTTATTATGATTTTGGGGATTTTCCTTGGAGATATAGGACAACGTATTCCAATATTAAAAGATATTGGTGGACCGGCGATTCTTTCTTTATTCGTACCATCGTTCCTGGTCTTTTTTCATGTTCTGAATCCGAACTCGTTGGAAGCGGTTACGTCTCTTATGAAAACGTCGAACTTCCTTTACTTCTATATTTCTGCTCTTGTAGTAGGTAGTATTCTTGGGATGCAACGTACTGTTTTAGTACAAGGCCTTATTCGTATGTTTGTTCCTCTTGTTGCAGGAACAATTGCAGCTGTGACTGCCGGAATTCTTGTTGGTCTTTTAGTTGGTTACACACCGCATCATTCGTTCTTCTTTATTATTGTTCCAATTATTGCTGGTGGTGTTGGAGAAGGGATTTTGCCATTATCTATTGCTTATTCACAAATTCTTGGTGTATCAGCAGAGTCATTAATTTCTCAATTAATTCCTGCTGCCGTCATTGGGAACGTCATTGCCATTATCTGTGCTGGCGCAATGAAGAAGCTTGGTGAAAAACGTCCTGAACTAAACGGGAATGGTCGTCTTGTCAAATCTAAAGAAGCAAATGAAATTTTTGAACAGCCTGATATGAATCCAAAAGTTGATTTTGGGTTAATGGGTGCTGGTGTACTTGTTGCTTGTACAACGTTCATTTTTGGTGGTTTATTAGAAAGCTTTGTTCATATTCCAGGTCCAATCTTAATGATTATCCTTGCCGCTTTAATCAAATACTTAAACGTGATGCCTCAGCATTTGCAAGATGGCTCACAGCAGTTCTACAAGTTTGTATCAAGAAGCTTTACATGGCCGCTTATGGTCGGTCTAGGGATTCTATACATTCCACTTGATGATGTAGCAACAGTGATTTCTATTCCATTCGTTTGTGTATGTATCGCTGTCGTTCTTGGAATGGTAGGTTCTGGTTACTTCGTTGGGAAATTGATGAACATGTACCCAGTAGAATCTGCGATTGTGACAGGCTGTCACAGTGGACTTGGCGGTACTGGTGACGTTGCGATCCTTTCAGCTTCTGGAAGAATGGGTCTTATGCCTTTCGCACAAGTTTCTACACGTCTTGGCGGAGCAGCAACTGTGATCTGTGCAACAATCTTACTTAGAATGTTTACTTAA
- the comX gene encoding competence pheromone ComX codes for MKIQELVSYLVENPSTLNQIVNGNASLLHVDQETASIIVDGFQKEDVIKAIIWSTA; via the coding sequence ATGAAAATTCAGGAATTGGTTAGTTATTTAGTGGAGAATCCTTCAACATTAAATCAAATCGTTAATGGGAACGCATCATTGCTTCACGTTGATCAAGAAACTGCAAGTATAATTGTTGACGGATTCCAGAAAGAAGACGTTATTAAAGCAATCATATGGTCAACTGCTTGA